The following coding sequences are from one Triticum aestivum cultivar Chinese Spring chromosome 5A, IWGSC CS RefSeq v2.1, whole genome shotgun sequence window:
- the LOC123107530 gene encoding wall-associated receptor kinase 5-like — MASVLLLGVVAVMLHLASISAAQPDRGCRTHCGDVEIPYPFGISIGCAMGQGFEINCSRSVDGNDKPFLLGREIVSISLSRGQSRALSCIPSYCYNPSTRTMDSKVWDFELSWPYRFSNVDNKFVTIGCNTIGYIYKTNGMTRDATGCVSVCGSPEDLTNGSCVGVGCCQNVVPKGLMGYNVYFYDVDYVNKTNSWYFNPCSYAGLVETEAFIFSSDYVTTTRFNDTYHGRQPVVLDWVIGNATCEAARRNMSSYACRGGNTVCVDSSNGPGYRCNCSVGYQGNPYISGGCTDVNECQRSPSPCPESASCENIAGGYHCSCPFGSNFSNETNTCTNRFIGIVIGLSSGIGVLFLASISVLLVQKWKRSTKRRVRKAHFRKNNGLLLEQLNSSDESAAHSSKLFSLDELEKATDNFDSTRILGLGAHGTVYKGILSDQRVVAIKKSKMVDQIEIDQFVNELAILSQIHHRNVVKLYGCCLESEVPLLVYEFISSGTLSELLHGDHLSARSLLTWDDRIRIASEAASAIAYLHSAAATPIFHRDVKSDNILLTDNFTAKVADFGASRSISIDETCVVTAVQGTFGYLDPEYYHTCQLTEKSDVYSFGVIIAELLTRKQPIFLNSRGEKQNLCHHFLQRLQANTMMEIVDVQVLEEGNDRQISEMAALARACLRHKGEERPTMKEVEHRLQLLRGKMSMKKNHELEVDTEAGPL, encoded by the exons ATGGCGTCAGTGCTACTGCTCGGTGTCGTTGCGGTCATGCTGCACCTAGCGTCTATATCAGCGGCACAACCTGACCGCGGATGCAGAACACATTGCGGTGATGTCGAGATCCCCTACCCATTCGGCATCAGTATTGGCTGTGCTATGGGCCAAGGCTTTGAGATCAACTGCAGCAGGTCCGTCGATGGAAATGACAAGCCGTTCCTTCTTGGACGGGAGATTGTAAGCATATCGCTGTCCCGTGGTCAATCCCGAGCTTTATCATGCATCCCATCATATTGCTACAATCCTAGTACAAGAACAATGGATAGCAAAGTTTGGGATTTTGAATTAAGTTGGCCTTATCGGTTCTCAAACGTGGACAACAAGTTCGTTACCATCGGTTGCAATACAATTGGGTACATCTACAAGACCAACGGCATGACGAGGGATGCAACAGGATGCGTATCGGTGTGTGGGAGCCCAGAAGACCTGACAAATGGCTCGTGCGTTGGTGTTGGCTGCTGCCAAAATGTTGTCCCCAAGGGCTTAATGGGCTACAACGTCTATTTCTATGATGTGGATTATGTCAATAAAACAAATAGTTGGTACTTCAACCCATGCAGCTATGCCGGCTTGGTGGAAACAGAGGCGTTTATCTTCAGCTCCGATTATGTAACAACTACAAGGTTCAATGATACCTACCACGGCCGCCAGCCGGTGGTGCTTGACTGGGTGATTGGAAATGCAACATGTGAGGCGGCACGCAGAAACATGTCTTCCTATGCGTGCCGTGGCGGGAACACCGTTTGTGTGGATTCGTCCAATGGCCCAGGGTATCGTTGCAACTGCTCCGTCGGATACCAAGGGAATCCTTACATCTCGGGCGGATGCACAG ATGTCAACGAATGCCAGCGCAGTCCAAGCCCCTGCCCTGAGTCTGCATCTTGCGAAAACATAGCGGGAGGTTACCATTGTTCATGTCCTTTTGGCAGCAATTTTTCAAATGAAACAAACACTTGCACCAACCGGTTTATAG GAATTGTTATTGGACTAAGCTCTGGTATTGGAGTTCTGTTTCTTGCGTCAATTTCAGTTTTGTTGGTTCAGAAGTGGAAGAGAAGTACTAAAAGGCGAGTTCGGAAAGCACACTTCAGGAAAAATAACGGCCTTCTCTTGGAGCAATTGAACTCATCCGATGAAAGTGCCGCACATAGCAGCAAATTATTTTCCTTGGATGAGTTGGAAAAGGCAACGGATAATTTTGACTCCACGCGCATTCTAGGCCTCGGAGCGCATGGTACCGTTTACAAGGGGATTTTATCAGATCAACGTGTGGTGGCCATAAAGAAGTCCAAAATGGTCGATCAAATAGAGATTGATCAATTCGTGAACGAGCTTGCCATTTTGTCACAAATCCATCACCGAAACGTGGTAAAACTATATGGATGCTGCCTTGAGTCGGAGGTGCCTTTGCTTGTGTACGAGTTCATCTCTAGCGGCACGCTCTCTGAGCTTCTTCATGGTGACCACCTGAGTGCTAGAAGCTTGTTAACCTGGGACGATCGTATCAGAATCGCTAGCGAGGCGGCAAGCGCTATTGCTTACCTCCATTCCGCTGCTGCAACACCAATTTTTCATAGGGATGTGAAATCTGACAATATACTCTTGACGGATAACTTCACCGCAAAGGTTGCAGACTTTGGTGCTTCAAGATCCATTTCCATCGACGAAACTTGTGTGGTCACGGCAGTGCAGGGTACATTTGGATACTTGGATCCTGAATATTACCATACATGCCAACTGACTGAGAAGAGCGATGTTTACAGTTTTGGTGTGATAATCGCTGAGCTCCTTACTAGGAAGCAGCCAATCTTCCTCAATTCCAGGGGTGAAAAGCAGAACTTGTGCCACCACTTCCTTCAAAGGCTACAGGCTAACACTATGATGGAGATCGTCGATGTTCAAGTTCTCGAGGAAGGTAATGACAGGCAGATCAGTGAGATGGCCGCTCTTGCGAGGGCATGCTTGAGGCACAAAGGTGAGGAGAGGCCTACCATGAAAGAGGTGGAGCATAGGCTGCAGCTCCTGAGAGGCAAGATGTCAATGAAGAAAAACCATGAGTTGGAGGTGGACACTGAAGCCGGGCCATTGTAA